ggctgagggctgacaaccgcgacgccgagggaatcaatcatcgatctggtagcactggaacagttcatcgtctggcttcccgaaggaacagcagagtgggtccagtgccatcgcacggcgtcgctggatcaggccattgagttggcggaggatcatttggcggctgttcccacggcaggatcgcagatctcctcttctcctctctccccccccccccttctgtgtctcatccttgccccgttcccccaccgtggaggcggggaccGGCTCCACCCCAACCGGCCcgccgccaccccagccggcccgccgcacccatggtgccctcccatttcccacttatgtgtctgtctctctcccccctcaggtgagtgagccccagagcgccagtgcagagagaaagcccaggctggtttgctggcgctgcggggagccggggcacctccagcatcagtgctcggtaatggaggtgggcgcggtggtccagctccccgacgcgccaggaaccgccctcgatcgggccggagcgtatcacataccggtgagcgtccaaggggatacgtatcaggctttggtggactctggctgtaatcagacctcaatccaccaaagcctggtgcttggggggagcacaattggtgaaggtgttgtgtgtgcacggggatgttcacaactaccctttagtgtcggtccacattctatttcaaggggagaaatttagtgtaaaggcggcggttaatcctcgccttacccactcgataattgtcAAGTTGTTTAAGTTTACTTGCTATTTCCCCAACTTGAAATGGACTCTGATATTTGCTGGAGATTTGGGTAACTGGATTCCATTCAGAATAAATTCCACGCAACAAcagttttccttttctttctcctttTCCTTTCTTTATTTTCCAAAAGGGCACCCTGTTGCAGTACCAATGGTACTTTGTGAAATATTCAGCAGGTAAAAAAACCTTTCAAATAAAACAGAacagagaaaatacaaaaataattaacaatcttatcaaatatttaaatacACAGGCCAAAGTAGTAAGTAATTTTAAGATGTGTAAATACGCAAAAAAATATTATGAATAATTATTCAAATGTGCAAACATGCAGGGCAAATGTAATAGGCAATCACATATTCCAAATGTACAAATGTGCAAGTAATTTGATCTTGTAACGAACTTGTACACAAATTGCCATACAAAATAACAGAAAACATGCATTCTAAATCATACCGAAAATCTACCACACAATACACAAAGAAAAACATCACACCATACTATACAAACATGCAACACTAAATAACGCCAAATTACTGCAATTCATCACCTCCTTCCATAATGCCTTAACCCTCACATCACTCATTTGCATTCAATCATTCACAACTTCCCGGTTAACAACAAACAATCGCCGCTATGGCTTACTACTATCGCTTAACACATCATACAAACAATTCACACGTAGCATAAACAAAACCACAACGGCACAAATCACCAGGATTTCAAAGCAAATAAAAGACGAGAAAACTCTCTCTTACCGGCTGCCTCTCCAACTTTCTCAGACGTTCTTAACACACTACTCAGACTCACGTTCATTCACAAATACTAGCATTTGGTGCGCCACCATTTAAACTCATTTCCTTCCTGGCAAACCTGAACCTACGTCACCGCATGTGACGTCATGCAGAAGACACACTCACTTTTTGGTCTCCCAAACAAGATACATACACGTATGTACACATGCAGACATAGACACATACTCAACTTAACCACAGCTTGACTTAAGAATAATTTtgaggactgattggccaggatttcaggagttaatgaggcattagtgaagagtgggtcctgccgtagttcagcagggggagggccCGGAGTGgccttggcaggagcagctgtcacatctacgtcatctccgcatcagagtgaggagcagcaggctcctcctccctctctcggggaatccctcgcggatttcccgttggagcagtcgcgagacgagactctgccgcACGCGTTTgactaagtgagagtaatcgatggtcaaacgctccagccaaacgccaccccgtccttcccctatttctccattatgagagatagattataccgagtgacgcaggacactcagactaaggagacggtctcacaaattttgattccaaagagccgtcgggaattggtattccaggcggctcactttaatcccatggctggacacttggggcaggataagacactagcccgaataatggtccggttctattggccagggattcacggcgatgtccgtaggtggtgtacggcatgccgcaaatgccagttagtaaatccagtggccattccaaaagcgcctttgcgccctctaccattaatcgagaccccattcgaaagaattgggatggatctcgtctggccattagatcggtcaacacgagggtatcgctttattttagtcctggtggactatgcaacgcaatacccggaagcagtgcctcttcgcaatatctcaggcaTGCaggattgcagaagcactcttctgtgtcatctcccgagtcggaatccccaaagagattctgactgatcaaggcacttcgtttatatcacgcacactgtgcgaactgtatgggttactgggaattaagccaatccgcaccagtgtttatcacccacaaacggacggtttagtcgaagggTTCAACTGCACACTCAAGaagataattaaaaaattcgtaagtgaggacacacacaattgggataaatggctcgaacccgttattcgcagtgcgagaggtcccacaagcctccacggggttctccccattcgaattattatatgggcgtaagccgcgcagcatcctagatgtactgcgggaaaattgggaggagggaccttcaccaagcaaaaacgaaattcaatacgttactgacctgcgcgcaaaactccacacactcacacacctaacccaggaaaatttgcagcaggcccaagaatggcaaatccgcctgtacgacaggggtacgcgccttagggagttcgcaccgggagataaagtactcgtactgttgcccacgtcgagctccaaattgatcgccaagtggcaaggaccctttgaggtcacatggcgagtcggggacgttgactatgaggtgaggtgaacggacaggggtggggcactacagatttaccaccccagtctgcttaaactctggaaagaggaggtccccatggcgtcggtggttccggagaaggcgtagctggggctggaggttcaaaaaggaacattgacatcgcttacctctccggtcccctgcagctatgaggccacacccgcctcatagaacaccacattgagacgcccccgggggtggtcgtgtgcagccgcccttacaggctacccgaacacaagaaaaaggtggttcgggaagaactcgaggccatgctcgaaatgggcatcgtcgaggagtcccacagtgactggagcagcccggtggtcttagttcccaaggccaacgggtcggtccggttctgtgtggactatagaaaagtcaacgtggtgtctaaatttgacgcgtacccaatgcctcacattgacgaATTGCTGGGTCgattaggcacggctcacttttattcgacattggatttgacaaagggttattgacagatccccttgactccatatcccgagaaaaaacagccttttccacaccgtttggcttacaccaatttgtcacacttccttttgggctgtttggggcacccgctatgttccagcggcttatggacagggtcctccgcccccacgccacctacgtggccgcctacttagatgacataataatctataataatgactggccgcggcagctgcaacacctgagggccgtccttgggtcgctgaagcgagcgggtctcacggccaacccgaagaagtgtgtgattgggcgggtggaagtatggtgtctgggcttccacttgggcaatgggcaggtgcgtccccaaattaataagacagcagcgattgcagcctgcccgaggcccaagaccaaaaagggggtgagacagttcctggggctggatggctactatcgtaggtttatacctaattattcagacgtcaccagcccgctgactgatttcactaaaaagggggcaccagatccggtccagtggacggagcaatgccagcgggctttctctgaggtgaaggctgcactgtgtgtggggtcactgttgcactcccctgacttttctctcccttttatgttgcagacggacacatcggacagagggctgggggctgttttgtcccaggaggtggagggggaggatcgccccgtgctgtatatcagcaggaagctgtcagtgcgtgaggggcgctacagcacaatcgagaaggagtgcctagccatcaagtgggtggtcctcgccctctgctactacctgctgggatgccctttcaccctctgttcggaccacgcgcccctccagtggctccaccgcatgaaggatgccaacgcgcagatcacccgttggtatctggcactccagccctttaaaggaaaaggcaacttttgtacaaaaccaggtgtgtaataggagaaaaacatatacgtaatcaattccgttaattatttccattatatatcgaacatgaaaaaatatttttaactttgaaatcatgaattgacacagaggagtcaaagttggaggagtcagccattttgagattgtgggcaactataaaccaatcagaatctttcgttaatgcgcctccctctgatctgtgatgtcactgggcccatgaaaacagtgtttacaagcagatcactgtgattaggagtcccggcgggtggcttgtattcgattcgtttatatcccgaccttgtcagctgtcagatttatgttcatggacccggtaagctggtaaataatttttttttttctttaccaaattctaacagaaaacgagagcgcccgaaagggaaaaccgagccgagccgcttcacacatgcgcagtaggcttggtaggacaaatccaaataggagtcattcaggattcagccaagtttttgctccgtgtttttactcaaccaaagttatacagtattatgagcttcaagttgcataaataaaaccatttggtgaaactttgaagaagcgattgtactggttttttaccttattaccatgaagcactgaagagttcttttcagtggtgggccgcatgacgtcacgcagtagatcaatatggcggaacgtatcttcgctgagctcagcgcaagcccatattattaaaagttaaaagatactgttatgcggtctgttctttctctataaattccatgatcgattactttatatatttatctatccatttgtggtgattttgtacaaaagttgccttttcctttaacttcaaggtgatcaacaggccgggggcgcagatagttgtggcagacttcctctcctgtcaaggggggagtcggctgcaggccagacggctgcccggcctgagtcgggcggtgggggtatgtggcagcgggggcgtggtcaagcgttggtctgtaactggagggcagagtcagggaaggtaagtggcagaatcactacacctgatgtcaattaacctgtttgcgtgtcttcccagcgaccacaccctatataaggagagagagagcagaggaagtgagctctctccccaaccagacagctgatgtgtgtgcacgcgtgtgtccgagtgtctgggagagtgaaacgctgaaaagtgttgcaataaagagtttttggaaaactcagttctggcctgccgtacttctgtgctccacccacccacgcaaagttctacagtatcatttccacaatgattgtacaggatctcccaggattcttgacttgtcaattgcaagcaaaagtaaaaatgtttacctgcaatcttctcctttttgcttgagcgttgctggtccgtttcttctttgactgcttgattttgtttcacgcgcacaatccactctctccgcctcatctcctcttccggaaaaagccaacccgctcgctccgcctcttctcctctttcggaaaaagccaatccacttgctccgcctcttctctttcggaaaaagccaacccactcactctgcctcttctcctcttccagaaaaagccaatccactctctctgcctcttctcctctctcggaaaaagataAAAACTGCTTTCTgagccggtcccgttgttacagttcactgcacaacaataaggcatggtttttctttggaaattcccgaatgcacgtctgcactcaagccaaacgataatgcaagtaaacggaagtggactcaattcaagcggtttgtttgtcttgaatgacgtcacacgccaagtggtcacgaaaattgctgaacagaaatttgccgcgatccgtgctaacttattttaattattacttattaacaatacttcttgggaccagaagaaaattacagagggttttttacatataaagtttcaaatgtgcataaattgaaaactgttgcctatgatctttaaaTGTATACATATATAACTGTATATAAATAACAGAAAATGAACCTGATTTATATTTTGTGTAGAGAATGAAGCCAATGCTGATCAGTACCAGtacacaaaacaccagaatgaaaAGAATCTTCCACACTCCACTACTGTTAACTGAAAGAGGGAGAAGAATTTAAGTGATTAGACTGACATTGTGATAAATACTGTGTTTACAATTAAAGTAAATTAAATGTTACTTAATGTTAAAAGTTAATTAATGTTACCTTtatttagttacatttaatgctgtagAACACCACAAATGTTAGTTGTGCCTATCGtttacattatagcagcgataaacagtcattccatcaTCAGCCCCTCTTTCATGAAAACTTCCCCATGGCAGAAAACTGACTATTACAAATcaatgacactggagactccttctacatGTTACGCAAAAGCCTCCTTACATCTTTTAATTTCATGGCATTAACATTTATACATTTTCTTTGTGAAATAAGATGATTTTTAAcctgtttattattagtcttagattatgtggCGTGTGAAGTCCATGTGCATGACCTGTTGTGAAATAAACTATAAAATATTACACTGTAGAACTGGCACATTAATATAAAACATGTATGTATAAAATTAATtaataccttctgaccaatcagaattaagaTTTCAACAGTGCTGTAGTATAAAGTCAGTAACTGTACACCTACAAATTGCACCTACAGTACTATATATGTACAATGTTTTCATAGCAAACCTGATAGGCGGGCCCCTAAATCCAGGCTCACATTTCTTTTCTCATCTTCTGACAGAGTCACAGAACAGGTTATTGAGTTAGAGACAGAAGATGACAGGATGATCCAGCTGTAAATGCAATACAGGCCATTTCCTTGTTCACTGTAAATGGGGGGTCTAGGATCAGAAAGAGTATCTCCTTTTTCTTTGGTAGATTTCCACAAGAGACTCGGTCGAGGAAACCAGCCACAGGAAGAACAGCTGAGGTTCACAGAATCTTGATGGTGCTCCAGAGAAAGGAGAGGCAGAGAGCCTAGAGCTGAGATGGGGAACAaggaagagacagagagaatAAGATGGATTGGAGTGGAAGGGTTAGAAAGAGGGGATTCTCAGATGAGTGGAGAAACATCAAGCTTCCATCTAGCCATCAATCAAACCTCATCAAACATCTACTCACCAGTTAAACTGAGTTCCACAGTGTTGTCATCATATGATTTGTCTCCACTCACATAGCAGTGAAAAATCCCAATATCTGAGAAGCCAAGGTTGTCCAATCTCAAGGAGACATCTCCCTGTTTCAGTCCAGCAGACTGAGGGTTTCTCAGGGTCAACGAGCTCCGATTCCTGTACATCTCCTGATAGTCTGTATTGACTTTACGGTTCTGGTAAAACAATAATGGAGTTGTGAACTGACCTGGGCGGTACCAACGAATCTCCAAAGTCTCTGCATCAATCTCAGGGGAGAGCCAACATGGAAGAACCACAGAGGAACCGTATTTCCCAATTATTACAGTCTCAGTACAGTTTACAGCGATAGAGtctaagagagagaaaaaaaaattaaatcctgCTTAAAAATTGTGGATAAATTATTAGAACAAAGAAAAATCACAACAGTCCCCACCAATGACCTTTTAATGTTTGATCTTCTAGTGAATTGAACTTCCACTAGTTTGACCTACGATTTGTTTGTTCTCCTATCGTTTTGATCGACCGATTGTGATATGGTGATGCACTGGTTGTTTGAGCTTCCAGTGATTTGCTTTAACAATTGTTTGTTCTACTGGTGATTTCATAGTCCAGTGGTTTGTGCATTTCATTCCCAATACCATTTTAAGTCACTATGTTTATTAACTGTAATCAGTTATGTAATTTTTGAACTGTTATTATAGAATTAGTACCGGTAATtagtatatgggtccgtctcagaaactggtctctcatttgggacattatggtcaaaaaataaattttctaattttactattttgttttttttttaatttacctaacactcaatgtttcttttgtcatgtttaataagaataaaaatagtatcttgctttatctggcctccactgtggaaattttttttttattcggtggtggtaaaagaacagcgactgtaccggctgaaggttgcacgggtctctgctgcggcgcccgagcaacaggacatcagtaccgcaccggatggagcgggggcggggcaaaatgactggccgtagattctatcaaaagttcgatctaaactgaccatggttgcaaaatattggccaaaaatacacaaacactacaaaatatgaaagtaagatgaaaaagaaacaattctattgccttatactgcaagactaaaacaaaataaaactgtcaaaactcaccttttcagtgataacgtccgaacagatcactcgcgtaacagaaagaccgcaaatggaagcatgatcaacttctgttggagtggaaaattccattctacacatgcaaattgttaatgtgtgtccttccccgcacacaaataacacactacaataaaaaatagaccacaactcattttatagctcagaaattcatacaagaccagctaccattgtaacatattctgtaaggaacatattctatacctaactttcaactttcgttttaaaaaacaaaattgcagatttataactaaatttttataatggtgtagtgattttaagttactacttttggtgaggtagtgacctcgaccctgaggctttccatttagatcaaaacacacgatcgtattggttttgggtctgcggaaaatggag
This Neoarius graeffei isolate fNeoGra1 chromosome 3, fNeoGra1.pri, whole genome shotgun sequence DNA region includes the following protein-coding sequences:
- the LOC132883448 gene encoding butyrophilin subfamily 1 member A1-like isoform X3, which gives rise to MCRMEFSTPTEVDHASICGLSVTRVICSDVITEKNRKVNTDYQEMYRNRSSLTLRNPQSAGLKQGDVSLRLDNLGFSDIGIFHCYVSGDKSYDDNTVELSLTALGSLPLLSLEHHQDSVNLSCSSCGWFPRPSLLWKSTKEKGDTLSDPRPPIYSEQGNGLYCIYSWIILSSSVSNSITCSVTLSEDEKRNVSLDLGARLSVNSSGVWKILFILVFCVLVLISIGFILYTKYKSAYMRVPKDEQPKDQSATNMEDLKNDADQSATNMEDLKNDAVVIMLDKDNCKKDDLIFNMEGDLVRDRDEASNKYKGHGFPYNLCVHGKETFSSGRAYWEVGLKKENVEPKKSWLIGVAKTSSIIRDKMSDFDFTPSNGFWFLRSDPENGLHVNTEPELSLLVDTAPERVGVLLDYDNSKLSFYIGTDKVHLLTMKINFKDAVVPLFNPGIGDKSPLQIIKPQVKNEP
- the LOC132883448 gene encoding butyrophilin subfamily 1 member A1-like isoform X2; this translates as MKEMYVCFIVVFFGSRLIMVSDSIAVNCTETVIIGKYGSSVVLPCWLSPEIDAETLEIRWYRPGQFTTPLLFYQNRKVNTDYQEMYRNRSSLTLRNPQSAGLKQGDVSLRLDNLGFSDIGIFHCYVSGDKSYDDNTVELSLTALGSLPLLSLEHHQDSVNLSCSSCGWFPRPSLLWKSTKEKGDTLSDPRPPIYSEQGNGLYCIYSWIILSSSVSNSITCSVTLSEDEKRNVSLDLGARLSVNSSGVWKILFILVFCVLVLISIGFILYTKYKSAYMRVPKDQSATNMEDLKNDADQSATNMEDLKNDAVVIMLDKDNCKKDDLIFNMEGDLVRDRDEASNKYKGHGFPYNLCVHGKETFSSGRAYWEVGLKKENVEPKKSWLIGVAKTSSIIRDKMSDFDFTPSNGFWFLRSDPENGLHVNTEPELSLLVDTAPERVGVLLDYDNSKLSFYIGTDKVHLLTMKINFKDAVVPLFNPGIGDKSPLQIIKPQVKNEP
- the LOC132883448 gene encoding butyrophilin subfamily 1 member A1-like isoform X1, with product MKEMYVCFIVVFFGSRLIMVSDSIAVNCTETVIIGKYGSSVVLPCWLSPEIDAETLEIRWYRPGQFTTPLLFYQNRKVNTDYQEMYRNRSSLTLRNPQSAGLKQGDVSLRLDNLGFSDIGIFHCYVSGDKSYDDNTVELSLTALGSLPLLSLEHHQDSVNLSCSSCGWFPRPSLLWKSTKEKGDTLSDPRPPIYSEQGNGLYCIYSWIILSSSVSNSITCSVTLSEDEKRNVSLDLGARLSVNSSGVWKILFILVFCVLVLISIGFILYTKYKSAYMRVPKDEQPKDQSATNMEDLKNDADQSATNMEDLKNDAVVIMLDKDNCKKDDLIFNMEGDLVRDRDEASNKYKGHGFPYNLCVHGKETFSSGRAYWEVGLKKENVEPKKSWLIGVAKTSSIIRDKMSDFDFTPSNGFWFLRSDPENGLHVNTEPELSLLVDTAPERVGVLLDYDNSKLSFYIGTDKVHLLTMKINFKDAVVPLFNPGIGDKSPLQIIKPQVKNEP